A single Campylobacter concisus DNA region contains:
- a CDS encoding cupin domain-containing protein — protein sequence MKNFQVAKIANEPRVELKEALNLSGCEVSINELPANVSVPFVHAHKQNEELYIILEGEGELFIDGEVLKVSKGDAVRIDPEGKRCFKAGKNGIKMICIQTKRGSLEQYTMSDGVIVDDVKPSWL from the coding sequence ATGAAAAATTTTCAGGTTGCAAAGATCGCAAACGAGCCAAGAGTCGAGCTAAAAGAGGCTTTAAATTTAAGCGGCTGTGAGGTATCTATAAACGAGCTTCCAGCAAATGTGAGCGTGCCATTTGTCCATGCACATAAGCAAAACGAGGAGCTTTACATCATCCTAGAGGGTGAGGGTGAGCTTTTCATCGACGGTGAGGTGCTAAAAGTAAGCAAAGGAGATGCGGTACGCATAGATCCAGAGGGCAAAAGGTGCTTTAAAGCTGGCAAAAACGGCATCAAAATGATCTGTATCCAGACAAAACGCGGTAGCCTAGAGCAATACACAATGAGTGACGGCGTGATAGTTGATGACGTAAAGCCAAGCTGGCTGTAA
- a CDS encoding NAD(P)-dependent oxidoreductase — MKIAIIGANGKSGANLVNEAIKQGYDVTAIVRNKEYKNKSVKVVYKDIFELTKTDLAGFDAVISAFAAWTPDTFALHKKVATHLINLLEGTSTRLIVVGGAGTLFVDDKGTMLMDTPGFPAAYMGVAKATAESYFELKDRSDLLWTYVSPAGDYDANGARTGKYVLGGDNLILNSKNESYISYADLALAIIDELKNKKFIQKRFTAVSERA; from the coding sequence ATGAAAATAGCAATCATAGGCGCAAACGGCAAAAGCGGTGCAAATTTAGTAAATGAGGCCATAAAACAAGGTTACGACGTCACAGCGATCGTTAGAAATAAAGAGTATAAAAACAAAAGCGTAAAGGTCGTTTATAAAGATATTTTCGAGCTTACAAAGACTGATCTGGCTGGCTTTGACGCAGTGATCAGTGCATTTGCAGCGTGGACGCCAGATACCTTTGCGCTTCACAAAAAAGTGGCCACTCACCTTATAAATTTACTAGAAGGCACTAGTACAAGGCTCATCGTAGTTGGCGGCGCTGGTACGTTATTTGTTGATGACAAGGGCACTATGCTCATGGATACGCCAGGCTTCCCGGCTGCGTATATGGGTGTGGCAAAGGCGACTGCGGAGTCTTATTTTGAGCTAAAAGATAGGAGCGATTTGCTTTGGACATACGTAAGCCCAGCAGGCGACTACGACGCAAATGGTGCTCGTACTGGCAAATACGTGCTTGGTGGAGATAATCTCATCTTAAACTCAAAAAATGAGAGTTATATAAGTTATGCAGACCTTGCGCTTGCGATCATAGACGAGCTAAAAAACAAAAAATTTATACAAAAACGCTTCACAGCAGTTAGCGAGCGAGCATAA
- a CDS encoding ABC transporter six-transmembrane domain-containing protein: MQNNAFKTLKSIATEHNKNLILTFTLVLAENGLFLAYPIFAGFAINAIMQGNTLNALIYALFVLIAWLVGAIRRRVDTQVFANIYAKLAVNVIMNEKQNAKDDSAIIARVALSREFVNFFETHFPMFFTSVISIIGSAFMLIFVEPKVAVACFAVMITFLIFLPRYIKKNDDLYLRLNDRLEKEAKVIGVFNKSTLNRHYDVVSKFRIAISNREAMSYFIIGISASLLFLVAIIVLSSQQTNAGHIYSVMTYIWNFVISLDDSPKLIEEFSNLKDIGKRIDAQKKDNDAQQERS; this comes from the coding sequence TTGCAAAATAACGCCTTTAAAACGCTAAAGAGCATAGCGACCGAGCACAATAAAAATCTCATTTTGACCTTTACTTTGGTGCTAGCAGAGAACGGACTTTTTCTAGCATACCCAATATTTGCGGGCTTTGCGATCAATGCAATCATGCAAGGAAATACGTTAAATGCTCTCATTTACGCACTTTTTGTGCTCATAGCGTGGCTTGTAGGAGCCATTAGGCGCCGCGTGGATACGCAAGTTTTTGCAAATATCTACGCAAAGCTTGCTGTAAATGTCATCATGAATGAAAAACAAAATGCCAAAGACGACTCCGCCATTATCGCCAGAGTAGCGCTCTCGCGAGAGTTTGTAAATTTCTTTGAGACGCATTTTCCTATGTTTTTTACATCGGTTATTTCGATCATCGGCTCAGCGTTTATGCTCATATTTGTCGAGCCAAAGGTCGCTGTGGCGTGCTTTGCCGTGATGATCACTTTTCTTATATTTTTGCCAAGATATATCAAGAAAAATGACGACCTTTATCTTCGCTTAAATGACCGCTTAGAAAAAGAGGCAAAGGTGATAGGTGTTTTTAATAAAAGCACGCTAAATAGGCACTACGACGTCGTTTCTAAATTTCGTATAGCGATCTCAAACAGGGAGGCGATGAGCTATTTTATCATCGGCATTAGCGCTTCACTGCTCTTTTTGGTGGCGATAATAGTGCTAAGCTCGCAGCAGACAAATGCCGGCCACATCTACTCTGTGATGACCTATATATGGAATTTCGTCATCAGCCTTGACGACTCGCCAAAGCTCATCGAGGAATTTTCAAATTTAAAAGATATCGGCAAGAGGATCGATGCCCAAAAGAAGGACAATGATGCACAACAAGAGCGTTCTTAG
- a CDS encoding enoyl-ACP reductase → MKDTLNEFKGKTLVISGGTRGIGRAIVEEFAKAGVNIAFTYNSNEELAKEQAKELEATYKIKARAYALNILEPETYKELFLKIDEDFDRIDFFISNAIISGRAVAGGYTKFMKLKPRGINNIFTATVNAFVVGTQEAAKRMEKVGGGSIISLSSTGNLVYIENYAGHGTAKAAVEAMARYAATELGEKNIRVNVVSGGPIETDALRAFTNYEEVRDMTAKLSPLNRMGQPTDLAGACLFLCSSKASWVTGHTFIIDGGTTFK, encoded by the coding sequence ATGAAGGACACACTAAACGAATTTAAAGGTAAAACGCTAGTTATCAGTGGTGGCACTAGAGGCATTGGCAGAGCCATAGTTGAAGAATTTGCAAAAGCCGGCGTAAATATAGCATTTACCTACAACTCAAACGAAGAGCTTGCCAAAGAGCAGGCAAAAGAGCTTGAAGCTACTTATAAGATAAAAGCAAGAGCATATGCACTAAATATCCTCGAGCCAGAGACTTATAAAGAGCTATTTTTAAAGATAGACGAGGATTTTGATAGGATTGATTTTTTCATCTCAAATGCTATCATCTCAGGTCGCGCAGTAGCTGGTGGATACACTAAATTTATGAAGCTAAAACCAAGAGGCATAAACAATATCTTTACAGCAACCGTAAATGCCTTTGTCGTAGGCACCCAAGAAGCTGCAAAACGCATGGAAAAAGTTGGCGGTGGTAGCATCATTAGCCTATCATCTACTGGAAATTTAGTCTATATCGAAAACTACGCAGGTCACGGCACAGCAAAAGCAGCCGTTGAAGCCATGGCAAGATACGCCGCGACCGAGCTTGGCGAGAAAAATATCCGTGTAAATGTCGTAAGTGGCGGCCCTATCGAGACAGACGCGCTAAGAGCCTTTACTAACTACGAAGAGGTGCGCGATATGACAGCAAAGCTTAGCCCACTAAACCGCATGGGACAGCCGACTGACCTAGCTGGAGCATGTCTATTTTTGTGCTCATCTAAGGCTAGCTGGGTGACTGGACATACATTCATAATAGATGGTGGCACGACTTTTAAATGA
- a CDS encoding cation diffusion facilitator family transporter, which yields MMHNKSVLRNSFFLIFTFMIVEAVFGFVSNSLALISDAFHMLSDAAALFLSLVAFKIAEKRANLQKTFGYKRVEIIAAFVNASALVALGIFVIIEAVVRFFNEPQIEAKTMLAISILGLIINLIVAIYIHKSSDIKENLNIKGAYLHVLGDTFGSVGAIIAALVIMKFGLTQADSIASIFVSILIIKSGFGLLKDSFNILIEAVPVELNADEILAIIKGVDGVRQVHDLHIWAISAGSNAIIAHVVVDDELSVGEISKMIKDIEHELFHVGISHVTLQFESKTIGHKDELICEIKGKEEHRHFGHKH from the coding sequence ATGATGCACAACAAGAGCGTTCTTAGAAATTCATTTTTTCTAATTTTCACGTTTATGATAGTTGAGGCCGTTTTTGGCTTCGTTTCAAACTCGCTTGCGCTTATTAGCGACGCATTTCACATGCTCTCAGACGCTGCGGCTCTCTTTTTGTCGCTGGTCGCTTTTAAGATCGCAGAAAAAAGGGCAAATTTGCAAAAGACCTTTGGCTACAAAAGGGTCGAGATCATTGCTGCTTTTGTAAATGCCTCGGCTCTTGTTGCTCTAGGTATTTTTGTGATAATTGAAGCAGTTGTGAGATTTTTTAACGAGCCGCAGATCGAAGCCAAAACGATGCTTGCTATTAGCATTTTGGGGCTTATTATAAATTTGATCGTAGCTATTTATATACATAAAAGTAGCGATATAAAAGAGAATTTAAATATAAAAGGAGCTTATCTTCATGTCCTTGGAGATACGTTTGGTTCGGTTGGAGCGATCATTGCAGCACTAGTCATCATGAAATTTGGCCTTACGCAGGCTGATAGTATTGCAAGTATATTTGTTTCGATACTTATCATAAAAAGTGGCTTTGGCTTGCTAAAGGATAGCTTTAATATCCTTATCGAAGCCGTGCCAGTCGAGCTTAATGCGGATGAAATTTTAGCTATCATAAAAGGCGTAGATGGCGTTAGGCAGGTGCATGATCTGCATATTTGGGCGATAAGTGCCGGTTCAAATGCAATCATCGCTCATGTGGTGGTAGATGATGAGCTAAGTGTAGGTGAAATTTCAAAAATGATAAAAGATATCGAACATGAGCTATTTCATGTTGGAATTAGTCATGTGACGCTTCAGTTTGAGAGCAAGACCATTGGGCACAAAGATGAGCTCATCTGTGAGATAAAAGGCAAAGAAGAGCATAGACACTTTGGTCACAAGCATTAA
- the lepA gene encoding translation elongation factor 4, translating into MKNIRNFSIIAHIDHGKSTLADRLIQECGAVSDREMSSQIMDTMDIEKERGITIKAQSVRLNYALNGQNFVLNLIDTPGHVDFSYEVSRSLASCEGALLVVDASQGVEAQTIANVYIALENNLEIIPVINKIDLPAADPARVKDEIEHIIGLDCSGAIEVSAKTGVGIKELLEAIITRIPAPNGDANKPTKALIYDSWFDNYLGALALVRVYDGEISKNDEILVMGTGKKHIVLDLMYPNPIAPIKTKTLSAGEVGIVVLGLKNVSDVQVGDTVTQARNPLKEPVGGFERAKPFVFAGLYPIETDKFEDLRDALDKLKLNDSSISYEPETSVALGFGFRVGFLGLLHMEVVKERLEREFDLDLIATAPTVTYEVIQTDGLNLKIQNPSQLPPVNKIDSILEPYVKATIITPSEFLGNIITLLNNRRGIQTKMDYITTDRVLLEYDIPMNEIVMDFYDKLKSSTKGYASFDYEPSDYRVGDLVKLDVKVAGETVDALSIIVPESKAQTKGRDFVKAMKEIVPRQLFEVAIQASIGNKIIARETVKSMGKNVTAKCYGGDITRKRKLLEKQKEGKKRMKAIGKVNLPQEAFLSVLKID; encoded by the coding sequence ATGAAAAATATTAGAAATTTTAGCATCATCGCTCACATTGACCACGGCAAAAGCACGCTTGCTGATCGCCTCATTCAAGAGTGTGGCGCCGTTAGTGACCGTGAGATGAGCTCGCAAATCATGGACACGATGGATATAGAAAAAGAGCGTGGCATCACGATCAAAGCTCAGTCTGTCCGCCTAAACTACGCACTAAATGGGCAAAATTTTGTTCTAAATTTGATAGACACCCCAGGACACGTTGATTTTAGCTACGAGGTGAGCCGTTCTTTGGCTAGCTGCGAGGGCGCGCTACTTGTCGTGGATGCTTCTCAGGGCGTGGAGGCGCAAACCATCGCAAATGTCTATATCGCACTTGAAAACAACCTAGAGATCATCCCAGTCATCAACAAGATCGACCTACCAGCGGCTGATCCTGCTAGGGTAAAAGACGAGATCGAGCATATCATCGGACTTGACTGCTCAGGGGCTATCGAAGTGAGCGCAAAAACAGGCGTTGGCATAAAGGAGCTGCTTGAAGCGATCATCACGAGAATCCCTGCGCCAAATGGCGACGCAAACAAGCCTACAAAGGCGCTCATTTACGATAGTTGGTTTGACAACTACCTTGGCGCGCTTGCTCTTGTGCGTGTTTATGATGGTGAAATTTCAAAAAATGATGAAATTTTAGTCATGGGCACGGGCAAAAAGCATATCGTGCTAGACCTCATGTATCCAAACCCTATAGCTCCGATCAAGACCAAAACGCTTAGCGCTGGCGAGGTTGGCATCGTGGTTTTGGGGCTTAAAAATGTTAGCGACGTGCAGGTGGGCGATACGGTGACGCAGGCTAGAAACCCGCTAAAAGAGCCAGTTGGCGGCTTTGAGAGGGCTAAGCCGTTTGTTTTTGCGGGACTTTATCCTATTGAAACTGATAAATTTGAAGATCTGCGTGACGCGCTGGATAAGCTAAAGCTAAATGATAGCTCCATTAGCTACGAGCCAGAGACCTCGGTCGCACTTGGATTTGGCTTTAGGGTTGGCTTTTTAGGTCTTCTTCACATGGAGGTCGTCAAAGAGAGGCTGGAGCGCGAATTCGACCTTGATCTCATCGCCACAGCGCCGACTGTGACTTATGAAGTCATCCAAACTGATGGGCTAAATTTAAAAATTCAAAACCCAAGTCAGTTGCCACCAGTCAATAAAATAGACTCGATCCTTGAGCCATACGTGAAAGCGACTATCATCACACCAAGCGAGTTTTTGGGCAATATCATCACACTCTTAAACAACCGCCGCGGCATACAAACAAAGATGGACTACATCACGACTGACCGCGTATTACTCGAGTATGACATACCGATGAATGAGATCGTGATGGACTTTTACGACAAGCTAAAGTCAAGCACCAAAGGCTACGCGAGCTTTGACTACGAGCCAAGCGACTACCGCGTGGGCGATCTAGTGAAGCTTGATGTCAAAGTGGCCGGCGAGACGGTCGATGCGCTCTCTATCATCGTGCCTGAGAGCAAGGCGCAGACAAAGGGCAGGGACTTCGTAAAGGCGATGAAAGAGATCGTGCCACGTCAGCTCTTTGAGGTGGCGATACAAGCTAGCATCGGTAATAAAATAATCGCCCGAGAAACCGTAAAATCAATGGGTAAAAACGTCACAGCTAAGTGCTACGGCGGCGACATCACGCGTAAGAGAAAGTTGCTTGAAAAGCAAAAAGAGGGTAAAAAACGTATGAAGGCGATAGGAAAGGTGAATTTGCCGCAGGAGGCGTTTTTATCCGTCCTAAAAATAGACTAA
- the rseP gene encoding RIP metalloprotease RseP, which yields MKGILFTLVLFCLGLYAYSFYFLVTILAISFLIFFHELGHFLAARTLGVKVNTFSIGFGEKIYTKNIGGTDYCLSAIPLGGYVQLKGQDDTDPKAKNYDTDSYNVLSPIKRIYILFAGPFFNFILAFFIYILLGSIGVERLAPSVGHIAEGSAAASAGLAKNDKILAINGVKINEWDEISKNVKLEPSTILIDRNGSQMTINLTPKIGETINLFNEKVQRPLIGISPNGEVIKIYHTGLAGINFAFSETIEASKLIFKSFTKLVSGAVPLKEVGGIVQIADVTSKAAKISLGVLLTIVALISVNLGVLNLFPIPALDGGHILFNLYELIFRREVNERVLIMLTYCGWALLLGIMMLATFNDIMRLSGGL from the coding sequence TTGAAAGGCATTCTCTTCACGCTAGTCCTATTTTGCCTTGGGCTTTATGCGTATTCGTTTTATTTTTTAGTGACCATTTTAGCCATTAGTTTTCTCATATTTTTTCACGAGCTTGGCCACTTTTTGGCAGCAAGAACGCTTGGAGTAAAGGTAAATACCTTTAGTATCGGCTTTGGTGAGAAAATTTATACCAAAAACATTGGTGGCACCGACTACTGCCTAAGCGCGATCCCACTTGGTGGATATGTACAGCTAAAAGGACAAGACGACACCGACCCAAAGGCCAAAAATTACGACACGGACAGCTATAACGTGTTAAGTCCTATAAAGCGAATTTACATCCTCTTTGCAGGGCCATTTTTTAACTTTATCTTAGCGTTTTTTATATACATTTTGCTTGGATCTATCGGAGTTGAAAGACTTGCACCAAGTGTAGGCCACATAGCTGAAGGCTCGGCAGCTGCAAGCGCTGGACTAGCTAAAAATGATAAAATTTTAGCAATAAATGGCGTAAAGATAAACGAGTGGGATGAGATCAGTAAAAATGTGAAATTAGAGCCAAGCACCATTTTGATAGATCGCAACGGCTCGCAAATGACTATAAATTTAACACCAAAGATAGGCGAGACGATAAATCTATTTAATGAAAAGGTACAGCGCCCATTGATCGGGATCTCTCCAAATGGCGAAGTGATAAAAATTTACCACACTGGTCTTGCAGGCATAAATTTTGCCTTTAGTGAGACGATCGAGGCATCAAAACTAATCTTTAAAAGCTTTACCAAACTAGTAAGTGGAGCTGTGCCGCTAAAAGAGGTCGGTGGCATCGTACAAATCGCTGATGTCACTTCAAAAGCCGCAAAAATAAGTCTTGGCGTGCTTTTGACGATTGTCGCTTTAATCTCAGTAAATTTAGGCGTTTTAAATTTATTCCCAATCCCAGCGCTTGATGGCGGACACATACTTTTTAACCTATATGAACTAATTTTTAGACGCGAGGTAAATGAGCGAGTGCTCATCATGCTCACCTACTGCGGCTGGGCGCTACTGCTTGGCATAATGATGCTTGCAACCTTTAATGATATTATGAGATTAAGTGGAGGTTTATGA
- the dapA gene encoding 4-hydroxy-tetrahydrodipicolinate synthase, with translation MTALITPFKNQKVDEVSFEKLIKRQIKHGIDVVVPVGTTGESATLTHDEHRICIEIAVDACKGTNVKVLAGAGSNATHEAIGIAKFAQAHGADGILSVAPYYNKPTQEGLYEHYKAIANSIEIPVLLYNVPGRVGVDILPATVFRLFKECKNIYGIKEATGSIDRCVDLLAHEPNLVVISGEDAINYPIISNGGKGVISVTANLLPDQISELTHFAMNEEYKKAKLINDNLYTINKTLFCESNPIPIKAAMYLAGLIDSLEYRLPLCKPSKENFKKIEEVIKNYEIKGF, from the coding sequence ATGACCGCACTCATTACGCCATTTAAAAATCAAAAAGTAGATGAAGTCAGTTTTGAAAAACTAATAAAAAGACAGATAAAGCACGGTATAGATGTCGTTGTACCAGTTGGAACTACTGGCGAGAGTGCAACACTAACGCATGATGAGCATAGAATTTGTATCGAAATAGCCGTTGATGCATGTAAAGGTACAAATGTAAAAGTACTTGCTGGGGCTGGCAGTAACGCGACTCACGAGGCTATTGGTATCGCTAAATTTGCCCAAGCTCATGGTGCTGATGGTATCCTTTCAGTTGCCCCTTATTACAACAAACCAACACAAGAAGGGCTTTACGAGCACTACAAAGCCATTGCAAATAGCATTGAAATCCCTGTGCTTCTTTACAATGTTCCTGGCAGAGTTGGCGTGGATATCTTGCCAGCGACTGTTTTTAGGCTTTTTAAAGAGTGTAAAAATATCTATGGTATCAAAGAGGCCACAGGCAGCATAGATAGATGCGTCGATCTACTAGCTCACGAGCCAAATTTAGTAGTCATTAGCGGTGAAGATGCGATCAACTATCCTATCATATCAAATGGCGGCAAAGGTGTTATCTCAGTTACAGCAAATCTCTTGCCAGATCAAATTTCAGAGCTTACGCACTTTGCGATGAACGAAGAGTACAAAAAAGCAAAATTAATAAATGATAATCTATACACGATAAATAAAACACTTTTTTGCGAAAGCAATCCAATACCAATCAAAGCAGCGATGTATCTAGCTGGACTAATCGACTCTTTAGAGTACCGCTTGCCACTTTGCAAACCAAGTAAAGAAAATTTCAAAAAGATAGAAGAAGTAATAAAAAATTACGAAATAAAGGGTTTTTAA
- a CDS encoding YggS family pyridoxal phosphate-dependent enzyme, with amino-acid sequence MMIVLKELLEKIENLSKDVTLIAVSKNVTSAEVRELYAQGQRNFGENRVQELAKKELELQNFTDIKWHMIGRLQNNKINQMVSLKPTLWQSCDSFERAVEVDKRLSYKLDTLLQINSADEDTKQGVSVANAAEIYERIQSECKNINLKGVMSIGAHVDELKEIQKSFELTYKIFDSLKPKGATICSMGMSSDFELAIKCGSNMIRLGTMLYL; translated from the coding sequence ATGATGATAGTTTTAAAAGAGCTGCTTGAAAAGATAGAAAATTTAAGCAAAGATGTGACGCTCATCGCCGTTAGTAAAAATGTCACAAGCGCTGAAGTAAGAGAGCTTTACGCACAAGGGCAAAGAAATTTTGGTGAAAATAGAGTCCAAGAGCTAGCCAAAAAAGAGCTAGAACTGCAAAATTTTACTGATATAAAATGGCATATGATCGGCCGCTTGCAAAATAACAAAATAAATCAAATGGTAAGTCTAAAGCCTACACTTTGGCAAAGCTGCGATAGCTTTGAAAGAGCCGTAGAAGTCGATAAAAGGCTTAGCTATAAGCTAGATACTTTGCTTCAGATAAACTCAGCTGATGAAGATACAAAGCAAGGCGTAAGCGTAGCAAATGCGGCAGAAATTTATGAGCGTATCCAAAGCGAGTGCAAAAATATCAATCTAAAAGGCGTGATGAGTATCGGAGCGCATGTGGATGAGCTAAAAGAGATTCAAAAGAGCTTTGAGCTAACTTATAAAATTTTTGATAGCCTAAAGCCAAAAGGTGCGACTATCTGCTCGATGGGTATGAGTAGTGACTTCGAGCTAGCAATAAAATGTGGATCAAATATGATTCGCCTTGGGACAATGCTTTATCTATAA
- a CDS encoding 2-hydroxymuconate tautomerase family protein encodes MPFVKICVTKEGDSPSVEQKEKIISGVTKLISEILGRSAQNTVVIIDEIDTNNYGIAGESVKNIRKKQKEQKEVKC; translated from the coding sequence ATGCCGTTTGTGAAAATTTGCGTGACAAAAGAGGGTGATAGCCCAAGTGTGGAGCAAAAAGAGAAGATAATAAGCGGAGTTACAAAGCTAATAAGCGAAATTTTAGGTAGAAGCGCTCAAAATACCGTTGTCATTATCGATGAGATCGATACGAACAACTACGGCATTGCAGGCGAGAGCGTGAAAAATATCCGCAAAAAACAAAAAGAGCAAAAGGAAGTAAAATGCTAA
- the pgsA gene encoding CDP-diacylglycerol--glycerol-3-phosphate 3-phosphatidyltransferase: MSLNLPNALAFFRILLAPLMFFMLVNAPGIFTQIHISWINYFAALIFVIASVTDFFDGYIARSWDQKTKLGAILDPLADKMLILAAFLGLMMLGRASAWAVYLILVREFFITGFRVVMASDGVEVAASMAGKVKTVSQMFAVGFLLMSWPGGELLLWIAVALTLYSGFEYIFAYIKAMKKS; this comes from the coding sequence GTGAGTTTAAATTTACCAAACGCATTGGCATTTTTTAGGATATTACTGGCTCCACTTATGTTTTTTATGCTTGTAAATGCGCCAGGAATTTTTACGCAGATTCACATAAGCTGGATAAACTACTTTGCAGCTCTTATTTTTGTGATCGCCTCGGTGACTGACTTTTTTGACGGCTACATCGCCAGAAGCTGGGATCAAAAGACCAAGCTTGGCGCTATCCTTGACCCGCTAGCTGATAAGATGCTGATCTTGGCTGCATTTTTAGGTCTTATGATGCTTGGCAGAGCGAGCGCTTGGGCTGTTTATCTTATCTTGGTGAGGGAATTTTTTATAACTGGTTTTCGTGTCGTGATGGCAAGTGACGGCGTCGAGGTCGCTGCATCAATGGCTGGCAAAGTAAAAACAGTCTCGCAGATGTTTGCGGTTGGATTTTTACTGATGAGCTGGCCAGGCGGAGAGCTTTTGCTGTGGATAGCTGTTGCGCTTACGCTTTATTCTGGATTTGAATATATCTTTGCCTATATAAAGGCGATGAAAAAGAGCTAA
- a CDS encoding ComF family protein has product MFCAFCKSFTLNTFCKICSQILSEPSPIVRELEGFKIYSFYGYSEIKELIHSKHQMHGYLIYKNLAKFAFNKFAKSFSFPEKVYALPIDDRVHFGYSHTAILANALRAKNLKPIFHALHATSKISYSGKDLQFRQNNPRNFKILKKITAPVILVDDIVTTGTTILEAKNTIEKAGVKVLFALVLADAKY; this is encoded by the coding sequence ATGTTTTGTGCGTTTTGCAAGAGCTTTACGCTAAATACATTTTGTAAAATTTGCTCACAAATTTTAAGCGAGCCAAGCCCGATAGTAAGAGAACTAGAGGGCTTTAAAATTTATAGCTTTTACGGCTACTCTGAAATAAAAGAACTCATCCACTCCAAGCACCAAATGCACGGATATCTTATATATAAAAACTTAGCCAAATTTGCATTTAATAAATTTGCTAAAAGCTTTAGCTTTCCGGAGAAAGTCTATGCTCTGCCTATAGATGATAGAGTTCATTTTGGCTACTCACACACGGCTATTTTGGCAAATGCACTAAGGGCTAAAAATCTAAAGCCCATATTTCATGCACTGCATGCAACCAGTAAGATCAGCTATAGTGGTAAGGATTTACAATTTAGACAAAATAACCCAAGAAATTTTAAAATCCTAAAAAAGATCACTGCGCCAGTTATTTTGGTAGATGATATCGTAACCACTGGCACAACGATACTTGAGGCTAAAAATACTATAGAAAAAGCTGGTGTAAAAGTACTTTTTGCTCTAGTTTTGGCTGACGCTAAATATTAA
- a CDS encoding YajG family lipoprotein, whose amino-acid sequence MNKFKFLAIFGLFVLFLTGCAPSQSVVAFDPYKAAASQQNSGFEAYISAVHDNRKNKSTIATITDSKGTVKEYVVLQNDLATYFSDSLKKELMARGANVNGMGGVVVEIFINEFEANMSGYGTDNTKGNIKITLKIQKGDQSIVKNISNNQTKFELIRIGGAFKSFLTEIINDAIKRTAIAILNS is encoded by the coding sequence ATGAATAAATTTAAATTTTTAGCTATTTTTGGACTTTTTGTTTTATTTTTAACTGGTTGTGCACCAAGTCAAAGTGTTGTCGCATTTGATCCATATAAGGCTGCTGCGAGCCAGCAAAATAGCGGTTTTGAGGCCTACATAAGCGCAGTGCATGATAACCGCAAAAATAAAAGTACCATTGCTACGATCACTGATAGCAAAGGTACCGTAAAAGAATATGTCGTGCTTCAAAACGATCTTGCTACTTATTTTAGTGATTCGCTCAAAAAAGAGCTTATGGCGCGCGGTGCAAATGTAAATGGCATGGGTGGCGTTGTAGTTGAAATTTTTATCAACGAGTTTGAAGCAAATATGAGCGGATACGGCACTGATAATACAAAAGGTAATATTAAGATTACACTTAAGATCCAAAAAGGCGATCAAAGCATCGTTAAAAACATTTCAAATAATCAAACCAAATTTGAGTTGATTCGCATAGGTGGAGCATTTAAATCATTTTTAACTGAGATCATAAATGATGCCATCAAACGCACAGCAATTGCTATTTTAAATAGCTAA